In Gracilimonas sp., a single window of DNA contains:
- a CDS encoding cytochrome b N-terminal domain-containing protein, giving the protein MSSKKDNNLEVNENQWNWQKFKTNVVKASDAGPDSSMRGREILDAVYKWFRKLDGFTHKYIPEPYHPFIQTGAIANFMFAIAVVTGFALLIWYNPSVHEAYDTVAAMADKPYTAELIRSLHRYSSDAFILFVVFHAFKVFFGARFTGSRWLAWVTGIIGFLLIWFDGWLGYWLVWDERGAMIATATAKMVDVLPIFAEPLKASFLTGDSFNSVLFLIVFFMHMLIPIGFGIAIWLHVSRLNKPAFFTNAKFSILLLASLIIVSLIFPADIEGRADLMTAPNNVTGDYFYLLPLILTERLQGGALWLIFLVGFVTISGIPWLMKRRKKDTQPVVDELKCNGCVQCFYDCPYNAITMVPRGKGNMKKSEFVAEIDHSICVSCGICVGSCDPVAIDYPNLSPWEIRRKLDNWLDDDRTLEGQNVAFVCGNSAGSSLTIDSESGLCKEMPGYLVCTLPCAGWIHPTLIERSLKKGADGVLVMGCESDPDFRLGADWMGERIEGDRHPEFRKDRYEVDKVLYLKLDKPEFGKFLNEAQEFGEKKKTEKPKKLNTPFWKQTVIGIIIAGVIAGFTIWPSSYGIPLPDKESELIISFKKEGAPVFSEQQNNENLPKHMQRKNVQQVERRSDVAVKVTGADGKVLFEKYYEPKGIFSRGYSSGLINIPLNPGDHTLTVQFGDVLEDGIDWERSDEQELYIQKGERVVLRFSEQAGYQWYTRDNH; this is encoded by the coding sequence ATGTCATCAAAAAAAGATAATAATCTTGAAGTCAACGAGAACCAGTGGAACTGGCAGAAATTTAAAACCAATGTCGTAAAAGCCTCTGATGCAGGTCCTGACTCATCCATGCGCGGCCGTGAAATTTTAGATGCTGTCTATAAATGGTTTCGAAAACTTGATGGCTTCACCCACAAATATATTCCTGAACCATATCACCCTTTTATACAGACCGGTGCTATTGCAAATTTCATGTTTGCGATAGCGGTTGTAACCGGGTTTGCACTGCTGATTTGGTATAACCCCAGTGTTCATGAAGCCTATGACACCGTAGCAGCCATGGCAGATAAGCCATACACTGCGGAATTGATCCGAAGCCTGCATCGTTACAGCTCCGACGCTTTTATCTTGTTTGTAGTTTTTCATGCATTTAAAGTCTTTTTTGGAGCCCGCTTTACCGGTTCCCGCTGGCTGGCATGGGTAACCGGCATCATTGGTTTCCTCTTGATTTGGTTCGATGGATGGCTCGGTTATTGGCTGGTATGGGATGAACGCGGTGCTATGATAGCCACGGCAACCGCAAAAATGGTGGATGTCCTGCCCATTTTTGCAGAACCTTTAAAAGCTTCTTTTTTGACCGGAGACAGTTTTAACTCCGTTTTGTTTTTGATTGTTTTCTTTATGCACATGCTCATCCCCATTGGTTTTGGTATCGCCATCTGGCTGCACGTTTCCAGGCTCAATAAACCGGCTTTTTTTACGAATGCTAAATTCTCCATTTTACTGTTAGCCTCGTTGATCATTGTTTCCCTGATTTTCCCTGCTGACATTGAGGGACGAGCCGATTTAATGACCGCTCCCAATAATGTGACCGGAGATTATTTCTACCTGCTCCCCCTTATCCTCACTGAAAGACTACAAGGAGGGGCACTTTGGCTTATTTTCCTCGTAGGTTTTGTGACTATATCTGGTATACCCTGGCTCATGAAGCGGCGAAAAAAAGACACGCAACCGGTAGTAGATGAATTGAAGTGTAACGGGTGCGTGCAATGTTTTTATGACTGTCCTTACAATGCAATTACCATGGTGCCCCGCGGAAAAGGAAACATGAAGAAGAGTGAATTTGTCGCGGAAATCGATCACTCCATATGTGTTTCATGTGGTATCTGCGTGGGATCCTGTGATCCCGTTGCCATTGACTACCCCAACTTGTCTCCCTGGGAAATCCGAAGAAAACTAGACAACTGGCTGGATGACGACCGAACCCTTGAAGGCCAAAATGTAGCTTTTGTGTGCGGAAACAGTGCAGGAAGCTCACTTACTATAGATTCAGAGTCAGGGCTGTGCAAAGAAATGCCGGGCTACCTGGTATGCACTTTACCTTGTGCCGGATGGATACACCCCACGCTTATTGAAAGGTCTCTAAAAAAAGGAGCCGATGGCGTGCTGGTCATGGGGTGTGAGTCAGATCCCGACTTCAGGCTGGGAGCCGACTGGATGGGCGAACGAATTGAAGGCGACCGTCATCCCGAATTTCGTAAAGACCGTTATGAGGTTGACAAAGTGTTATATTTAAAATTAGACAAACCTGAATTCGGAAAATTTCTTAACGAAGCCCAGGAATTCGGAGAAAAGAAGAAAACTGAAAAGCCTAAAAAACTAAATACCCCATTTTGGAAACAAACTGTAATCGGGATCATTATTGCGGGTGTTATTGCCGGTTTTACCATTTGGCCCAGCTCCTACGGAATCCCCCTTCCCGATAAAGAGTCTGAGTTGATCATATCTTTCAAAAAAGAAGGTGCTCCTGTTTTTTCTGAACAACAAAACAATGAGAATCTGCCCAAACATATGCAGCGTAAAAATGTTCAACAAGTTGAGCGGAGATCAGATGTGGCAGTAAAAGTAACCGGGGCTGATGGCAAAGTATTATTTGAAAAATACTATGAGCCCAAAGGCATTTTCAGCAGAGGCTATAGCAGCGGACTTATAAATATCCCATTAAATCCCGGAGATCATACTTTAACAGTTCAATTTGGAGACGTATTGGAAGATGGCATTGACTGGGAAAGGAGCGACGAACAAGAACTGTATATTCAAAAAGGCGAACGGGTTGTCTTGAGATTTAGCGAACAAGCAGGATATCAATGGTATACCAGAGATAATCATTAA
- a CDS encoding SCO family protein, with protein sequence MLITLFLSWVLIMIMAFIPVSDTAWGAFAEDFKVLCFGYDPETGSFQWIYMFMFTINPVMLALVIFFVWHEPLKRVFASPFIIKNHAAMAVFLVISVVASFLMMYEMPSEGNFEFRPEALRVSLSPPEFSLINHREEPVSLQDYKGKVVILTSIYATCTHTCPMILDQAKRTLNNLTEKEREEVILMAITMQPEIDTPHVLNRVADQYGFENYNVHLLTGDVDDVNTLLDRLNVSRFKMEDSPDISHANLFMVLDREGTLAYRFALGELQQDWMTQALKLLISEEIPDRYSH encoded by the coding sequence ATGCTGATTACCTTGTTTCTATCCTGGGTACTCATCATGATTATGGCATTTATCCCGGTTAGTGATACCGCTTGGGGAGCTTTTGCTGAAGACTTCAAAGTATTGTGCTTTGGATATGACCCTGAAACCGGAAGTTTTCAATGGATATACATGTTTATGTTTACGATCAATCCGGTGATGCTGGCGTTGGTAATATTCTTCGTCTGGCATGAGCCCCTAAAAAGGGTCTTTGCTTCCCCTTTCATTATTAAAAATCATGCGGCTATGGCCGTTTTTCTGGTCATTTCCGTTGTAGCTTCATTTTTAATGATGTACGAAATGCCGTCTGAAGGTAATTTTGAGTTTCGTCCGGAAGCGCTCAGGGTTTCTTTATCCCCCCCTGAATTTAGTCTGATTAATCACAGGGAAGAGCCGGTGAGTTTGCAGGATTATAAGGGAAAAGTGGTAATACTTACCTCCATCTATGCTACCTGCACCCATACATGCCCAATGATCCTTGATCAGGCAAAACGAACTCTTAACAACCTCACCGAAAAAGAACGGGAAGAAGTAATATTAATGGCTATTACCATGCAGCCGGAAATCGATACTCCGCACGTATTAAATCGGGTGGCCGATCAATACGGTTTTGAAAATTATAACGTACATTTATTAACAGGAGATGTTGATGATGTCAATACTTTATTGGACAGGCTAAATGTATCCCGTTTCAAAATGGAAGATTCCCCCGATATCAGCCATGCAAATCTCTTTATGGTCCTCGATCGTGAAGGAACTCTTGCCTATCGGTTTGCCCTTGGGGAACTACAGCAAGATTGGATGACCCAGGCCCTGAAACTCCTCATTAGCGAAGAAATACCAGACCGTTATAGCCACTAA
- a CDS encoding cbb3-type cytochrome c oxidase subunit I: MSTETIKSAAYRVCDTTGLSIFRKAEFFTKINAVLAVIFLLIGAIAAISLALTRWSNVMLLNDIWYYRMITLHGANMLVFWIIFFEMAILYFASTTLLNTEIFSKILGYISLVLMTVGAVITNYIILDGRADVMLTSYPPLQAHPLFYLGIILFAVGALIVCFNFFATLYKAKKNKTYEGSMPLVTFGATTAAIIAVVALLHGAAALVPTYFWSMGWMEMMDPGAYRLLWWGLGHHSQQINVAAMVSVWYFIATLSTGAKPLNETVCRGAFILYILFINLAAAHHLLVDPGLSSEWKIWNTSYAMYLAVLASMIHGYTVPASMEVAMRRKGFNKGIFGWFAKLPWKDPGFSAVALSAIIFGFIGGITGVTLGTEQINIMAHNTLRIPGHFHATVVGGTSLAFMGLCYYLVPLIFQKDFYLKKLARIQPWLFGGGIVVMSMGMSFAGTYGVPRRLYDSDFSGANLETGFDPIAHIFLGVLGIGGVIAFIGLLLFIVLIVAAVFFGPSLKGKRMPTWQNERDQKMTDELISKGYEVEGEDYHVKTPGTIALVLIFLLSFAIYYFANWAALTDLWHIG; encoded by the coding sequence ATGAGTACTGAAACTATAAAAAGCGCAGCTTATCGGGTTTGTGATACGACGGGATTGTCCATTTTTCGAAAAGCAGAGTTTTTCACAAAAATAAATGCCGTTTTAGCCGTCATTTTTCTTTTAATTGGCGCCATTGCAGCAATATCACTTGCACTTACACGCTGGTCAAATGTGATGCTTTTGAATGACATCTGGTACTACCGGATGATTACACTGCACGGCGCAAATATGCTTGTTTTCTGGATCATTTTCTTTGAAATGGCTATTCTCTATTTCGCCAGTACAACACTGCTTAACACAGAGATATTCTCGAAAATACTGGGATATATTTCTCTTGTGTTGATGACTGTCGGAGCAGTTATTACCAACTATATCATCCTTGACGGACGGGCAGATGTAATGCTGACCTCCTATCCTCCCCTGCAGGCACACCCGTTATTCTATCTTGGAATAATCTTATTCGCTGTGGGAGCTTTGATTGTCTGTTTTAACTTTTTCGCCACTTTATATAAAGCCAAAAAGAATAAAACTTATGAAGGCTCCATGCCCCTGGTCACTTTTGGTGCCACAACAGCTGCAATCATTGCCGTTGTTGCCCTGCTTCACGGTGCTGCAGCATTGGTTCCTACCTACTTTTGGTCGATGGGATGGATGGAGATGATGGATCCCGGAGCTTACCGCCTTCTATGGTGGGGACTTGGCCACCACTCCCAACAGATTAATGTGGCCGCAATGGTTTCGGTCTGGTACTTTATTGCCACCTTAAGTACGGGAGCAAAACCACTTAACGAGACCGTTTGCCGTGGCGCGTTTATCCTATACATATTGTTTATAAACCTGGCTGCTGCCCATCACCTTTTGGTTGATCCCGGCCTCAGCTCTGAGTGGAAAATCTGGAACACTTCTTATGCTATGTACCTGGCCGTGCTAGCTTCTATGATTCACGGTTATACTGTCCCGGCGTCCATGGAAGTTGCCATGCGCCGAAAAGGGTTCAACAAAGGAATTTTTGGCTGGTTTGCCAAACTCCCCTGGAAAGATCCCGGATTCTCTGCAGTGGCGCTTTCCGCAATAATCTTCGGATTTATTGGGGGAATTACCGGTGTTACGCTTGGTACAGAACAAATTAACATCATGGCCCACAATACCCTGCGAATTCCGGGGCACTTCCATGCTACGGTTGTTGGTGGAACATCCCTTGCCTTTATGGGCCTCTGTTATTACCTCGTACCACTCATCTTCCAAAAAGATTTCTACCTGAAGAAGCTTGCGAGAATCCAGCCCTGGCTGTTTGGAGGTGGTATTGTAGTGATGTCAATGGGAATGTCTTTTGCCGGTACTTATGGAGTGCCAAGAAGACTTTATGACAGCGATTTCAGCGGAGCCAACCTTGAAACCGGCTTTGACCCCATTGCTCACATCTTCTTAGGTGTATTGGGAATTGGCGGTGTAATTGCCTTTATCGGGTTGCTGCTCTTCATCGTACTGATTGTAGCCGCGGTATTCTTTGGGCCTTCGTTGAAAGGAAAGAGAATGCCAACCTGGCAAAATGAACGCGATCAGAAAATGACTGATGAACTCATCAGTAAGGGTTATGAAGTAGAAGGGGAAGATTACCATGTAAAAACACCGGGTACAATTGCCCTGGTGCTCATCTTCCTGCTCAGCTTTGCTATCTACTACTTCGCCAACTGGGCGGCCTTAACTGATTTGTGGCACATCGGATAA
- a CDS encoding Rrf2 family transcriptional regulator, translating into MFLNQTSHYALRAMTGLVNASNSKPVSSKKLAEYSDVPSHYLSKIMRKMVEAGYVKSQKGHGGGFVLSVDPKELNIMDVLTAAGFEVEDQPCVFGYEKCDEEDPCPLHPVWKKLKDSFNDWALNTSFEDIRKEGSVIDQEKFYKKNQG; encoded by the coding sequence ATGTTTCTAAATCAAACATCCCACTATGCATTAAGAGCAATGACAGGCTTGGTAAATGCAAGCAATTCAAAGCCAGTTAGTTCAAAAAAACTTGCCGAGTATTCGGATGTACCTTCCCATTATTTGTCGAAGATTATGCGGAAAATGGTGGAAGCCGGTTATGTGAAATCTCAAAAGGGGCACGGTGGCGGGTTTGTTCTAAGTGTGGACCCGAAAGAGCTGAATATTATGGATGTATTGACGGCCGCCGGATTTGAGGTGGAAGATCAGCCTTGTGTATTTGGCTATGAAAAATGTGATGAAGAAGATCCATGTCCGCTACACCCGGTATGGAAAAAGCTGAAAGATTCATTCAATGACTGGGCCTTGAATACTAGTTTCGAAGATATTAGAAAAGAGGGCAGTGTTATAGACCAGGAAAAATTTTATAAAAAGAATCAGGGTTGA
- a CDS encoding serine/threonine-protein kinase: MEDGMTHERWMKLKQIFNTALELRGAERVTYLNEACGDDRELKEEVLSLLEAHKTSGKFDQPPEQLLKEVFSKHSAGNKKGEHIGPYKIIETLGYGGMGSVYLAERADGQFEQQVALKLLRTGFTTENQTRRFQAERQILATLNHENIARLLDGGVTDDGQPWFAMEHVKGQPLDEYCDAKELSLEQRLNLFLKVCGAVQSAHQKLIVHRDLKPSNILVTEDGTVKLLDFGIAKVLDHENILEGTASLTKTGLLPLTPAYASPEQVRGEPMTTASDIYQLGVVLYELLTGSRPYTVSGKTPSEIEQIICEEHPTLPSTAITELLHEGKDAENSLKKVSSNRQTKVAQLQKYLKGDLDTIVMKAIRKEPDRRYESAEQLAADVRNYLNGQTVTAHPDSLGYRVNKFVRRHRLGVAASTIITLLLIGYATTITWHSQRTQAALKHAQQETAKAEQVTDFLIDMLETSDPAEAMGDTLTTLVLLERGIAQAEQLDSQPDIQARMFDAAGRIYMALGQYENARPLIERSLNLRKELFGDDHLIVSENLHNLAHLHKENGNYDVAGKLYQNALELRRVHLPPDDPRIAESLYHLGMFHQRVKSDLETAESFLNQSLEIRRKAYGMQHEKVAESLRGLGGLSLAKGKHNEAETYFIDALDIQKDLLGDKHPETLTTVNNLAILKAWSGDYNIAITLLRKSLKQRYEVLGTGHHSTAIQLNNLAFIAGHQGDYNEAEQLLKEAISVMSASVGEDHPHALVFKTSLARIKHITGEYEEAETLHRETLKTKRDLLGPGHPDVAASLIQLGSLLRDQQNYREAESLLREAISIHHNSLGEEHPLLISGYYLLGQIHLDVGNYQEAGKIFHETLKIREQTQAIDHADIAIAHSLQGACLTDLEFYAEAESLIGDVHSLLQNIDDTEQLLRQQLLQQIIELYEMWGNPEQAQEYRKLLADAKTQSK, encoded by the coding sequence ATGGAAGACGGTATGACACATGAACGTTGGATGAAATTGAAGCAAATTTTTAATACAGCTTTAGAACTGCGAGGAGCAGAACGAGTTACCTACCTTAATGAAGCATGTGGAGACGACCGGGAACTGAAAGAAGAAGTCTTATCCCTGCTTGAAGCACATAAAACCTCTGGAAAATTCGACCAACCTCCCGAACAGCTCCTGAAAGAAGTTTTCTCAAAGCATAGTGCCGGAAATAAAAAAGGAGAGCACATCGGGCCTTATAAAATTATTGAAACCCTGGGGTATGGAGGGATGGGCAGTGTGTATCTTGCCGAACGTGCAGACGGACAGTTTGAACAACAGGTAGCTCTTAAATTACTTCGAACCGGATTTACCACTGAAAATCAAACTCGCCGCTTCCAGGCTGAACGACAAATTTTAGCCACACTAAACCATGAAAATATAGCACGATTGCTCGATGGCGGGGTCACCGATGACGGCCAACCCTGGTTTGCTATGGAACATGTAAAAGGTCAACCACTCGACGAGTATTGCGATGCCAAAGAACTCTCACTCGAACAGCGGTTGAATCTTTTTCTCAAGGTATGTGGTGCGGTACAATCTGCTCACCAAAAACTGATTGTTCACCGGGATCTCAAACCATCAAACATCTTGGTTACAGAAGATGGAACCGTAAAACTGCTCGACTTTGGCATCGCGAAGGTACTCGATCACGAAAATATCCTTGAAGGAACCGCATCATTAACAAAAACTGGTTTGTTGCCACTTACCCCTGCTTATGCCAGTCCCGAACAGGTCCGCGGCGAACCTATGACCACCGCTTCCGATATCTATCAGCTTGGTGTGGTACTATATGAATTATTAACAGGGAGCCGCCCGTATACCGTTTCCGGAAAGACCCCAAGTGAGATCGAGCAAATCATATGTGAGGAGCATCCAACCTTACCCAGTACCGCCATCACTGAATTACTTCATGAGGGGAAAGATGCTGAAAACTCACTCAAAAAAGTCAGCAGCAACCGACAAACTAAAGTTGCCCAACTCCAAAAGTATTTAAAAGGAGATTTGGATACGATTGTAATGAAAGCTATTCGGAAAGAGCCTGACCGCCGATACGAATCCGCTGAACAACTCGCCGCTGATGTCAGAAATTATTTAAATGGACAAACGGTGACCGCTCACCCGGATTCTTTGGGATATCGGGTAAACAAATTTGTTCGACGTCACAGGTTAGGAGTGGCTGCATCAACCATCATTACATTGCTGCTTATTGGTTATGCCACAACTATTACCTGGCACTCGCAGCGCACACAAGCTGCTTTGAAGCATGCACAACAAGAAACTGCCAAAGCTGAACAGGTCACTGATTTTTTAATTGATATGCTTGAGACCTCGGATCCAGCTGAAGCTATGGGTGATACATTAACCACCTTAGTACTCCTAGAACGTGGAATAGCCCAAGCCGAGCAACTTGACAGTCAACCTGATATCCAAGCACGAATGTTCGATGCGGCCGGGCGGATATATATGGCTCTTGGACAATACGAAAATGCCCGTCCATTGATTGAACGAAGCTTAAATCTTCGAAAAGAGCTATTTGGCGACGACCATTTAATTGTATCCGAGAACCTTCATAACCTGGCTCATTTGCACAAAGAAAATGGGAATTATGACGTGGCAGGAAAACTTTACCAGAACGCCCTGGAATTACGCCGGGTACACCTCCCGCCGGATGACCCCCGTATTGCCGAAAGCTTGTATCATTTGGGAATGTTTCATCAGCGGGTAAAAAGTGACTTGGAAACCGCCGAATCCTTTTTAAATCAATCTTTGGAGATACGACGTAAGGCTTATGGAATGCAGCATGAAAAAGTTGCGGAAAGTCTTCGTGGACTGGGTGGATTATCGTTGGCTAAAGGCAAACACAATGAGGCGGAAACATACTTTATAGATGCATTGGATATTCAGAAAGATTTATTGGGCGATAAACATCCTGAGACCCTCACTACTGTAAACAACCTTGCCATTCTTAAGGCATGGAGCGGTGACTACAATATTGCAATTACATTGCTACGGAAAAGTCTTAAACAACGATATGAAGTATTGGGAACCGGACATCACAGCACTGCTATTCAACTAAACAACCTTGCCTTCATTGCCGGTCATCAGGGTGATTATAATGAAGCTGAACAGCTTTTGAAGGAAGCGATTTCCGTAATGAGCGCTTCTGTTGGAGAAGATCATCCACATGCATTGGTTTTTAAAACCAGCCTTGCACGCATAAAACACATAACCGGAGAATATGAAGAAGCTGAAACACTTCACAGGGAAACTCTAAAAACAAAACGTGACCTGCTCGGACCCGGTCATCCTGATGTGGCCGCAAGCCTTATTCAACTAGGATCATTGCTTAGGGATCAACAAAATTACCGTGAAGCTGAGTCTTTACTTAGGGAAGCTATTTCCATCCACCACAATTCTCTAGGAGAAGAACATCCTTTGCTTATATCCGGTTACTATTTATTAGGTCAAATACATCTGGATGTTGGTAATTACCAAGAAGCCGGGAAGATTTTTCACGAAACATTAAAAATCCGGGAACAGACGCAAGCTATCGATCACGCGGATATTGCTATAGCCCACAGCCTTCAAGGGGCTTGCCTTACAGATCTCGAATTTTATGCAGAAGCCGAATCTTTAATTGGGGATGTCCATTCTTTGCTACAAAACATTGACGATACTGAACAGCTGTTAAGGCAGCAATTGCTTCAACAAATTATCGAGCTCTATGAAATGTGGGGGAATCCTGAACAGGCCCAGGAATACCGTAAACTGCTTGCGGATGCAAAAACTCAATCCAAGTAA
- a CDS encoding sigma-70 family RNA polymerase sigma factor: MDTVKITNLLKAHSSGDASALDELMPLVYDEMRDMAHFRLLGEQSGHTLNTTDLVHEAYLKLVQFNRIDWEGRAHFYGMASQVMRNVLVDYAVKKKAEKRGGNRHRVTLGPQKVPTGVNLEDILSIHQALERLGKIDERQVKVVECRFFGGLTLEETAKALDISTATVSRDWNMAKAWLNRELTETTKS, encoded by the coding sequence ATGGATACTGTGAAAATCACTAACCTTTTGAAAGCTCATTCATCCGGAGACGCAAGTGCCCTGGATGAGCTGATGCCATTGGTATATGATGAAATGCGGGATATGGCTCACTTCCGGCTGTTGGGAGAACAATCCGGACACACTCTCAACACCACCGACCTGGTGCATGAAGCTTATTTGAAATTGGTCCAATTCAATAGAATTGACTGGGAAGGCCGTGCACATTTTTATGGGATGGCTTCACAAGTTATGAGAAACGTACTTGTTGATTACGCCGTAAAGAAAAAAGCAGAAAAACGTGGGGGAAACAGACATCGCGTAACACTGGGGCCTCAAAAAGTACCTACCGGAGTCAACCTGGAAGATATCCTTTCGATTCACCAAGCCCTGGAACGACTGGGAAAAATTGATGAGCGACAAGTTAAAGTAGTAGAATGCAGGTTCTTCGGAGGTTTGACCCTTGAAGAAACCGCCAAAGCCCTCGACATCTCCACAGCCACTGTAAGTCGAGACTGGAACATGGCCAAAGCTTGGTTGAACAGGGAATTAACTGAAACTACTAAAAGCTGA
- the mddA gene encoding methanethiol S-methyltransferase, which translates to MGRILSFIYGIIAYIIFLGSFLYAIGFVGELLVPKGINTGSESQNLIYALLINAGLLSLFAIQHSAMARPGFKKWWTKIIPAQVERSTYVLISSLILFFLFWQWRPMPEIIWSIEEGAWQMLLTGLFWLGWGIVLLSTFMINHFDLFGLRQVYLHLKGEAITPVQFKEPWLYKYLRHPLMLGFIIAFWATPYMTLGHLVFAIATTGYIFIGIWFEERDLIRSHGEKYREYRKRVRMLLPFPRKS; encoded by the coding sequence ATTGGTCGAATACTTTCTTTCATCTATGGAATTATAGCTTATATCATATTCCTGGGATCTTTTCTTTATGCAATCGGTTTTGTAGGGGAATTATTGGTTCCAAAAGGAATTAATACAGGTTCTGAGTCCCAAAATCTAATCTATGCGCTTTTGATTAATGCAGGTTTACTTTCCCTGTTTGCCATTCAGCATTCGGCGATGGCACGTCCCGGGTTTAAAAAATGGTGGACTAAAATTATTCCGGCTCAAGTTGAACGGAGTACCTATGTACTGATTAGCAGCTTAATACTATTTTTTTTGTTTTGGCAGTGGCGCCCCATGCCGGAGATAATTTGGAGTATTGAAGAAGGTGCCTGGCAGATGCTATTAACCGGCTTGTTTTGGTTGGGATGGGGTATTGTATTGCTCTCCACGTTTATGATCAATCACTTTGATCTTTTTGGTTTGCGGCAGGTATATCTGCACTTGAAAGGTGAAGCAATTACACCGGTGCAATTTAAAGAGCCATGGCTTTATAAATATCTACGTCATCCACTCATGCTTGGGTTTATTATTGCATTTTGGGCGACTCCTTATATGACCCTTGGCCATCTTGTATTTGCAATTGCGACAACGGGTTATATTTTTATAGGTATATGGTTTGAAGAGCGGGATTTGATTCGAAGTCACGGGGAGAAGTATAGAGAATACCGCAAGCGGGTCCGGATGCTCTTGCCATTTCCCAGAAAGAGCTAA
- a CDS encoding class I SAM-dependent methyltransferase has protein sequence MEDLKLIADQLRKPAGEFAGKVADKMSIGNRPLYDLALQAMEIKENDLILEIGFGGGEHFKDFLTRVENVQIRGIDYSEDMVERASANNGNFIDSGLLKLFLGNSNSLPFKDEAFDKVFCNMVVYFWEDPAEHLKEIRRVLKPGGKFYTGMRSRESMLDLPFTKYGFNLYTETGWRSILEENEFSVQGSTHKTDPVLKEGEEEIQLESIFITSEKSNE, from the coding sequence ATGGAAGACTTAAAACTGATTGCAGACCAACTTCGCAAGCCGGCCGGAGAATTTGCCGGTAAAGTTGCTGATAAGATGAGTATAGGGAATCGACCTCTGTACGATCTTGCCCTTCAAGCCATGGAGATCAAAGAGAATGATTTGATTCTCGAAATTGGTTTCGGAGGCGGTGAGCATTTTAAAGATTTTCTTACCAGGGTAGAAAATGTTCAAATCCGCGGTATCGATTATTCAGAGGATATGGTTGAAAGGGCAAGTGCCAATAATGGTAATTTCATTGACTCCGGCTTGCTTAAATTATTTTTAGGAAACAGTAATAGTCTTCCTTTCAAAGACGAAGCATTTGATAAGGTTTTTTGCAACATGGTGGTCTATTTCTGGGAGGATCCTGCAGAGCACCTGAAAGAAATTCGTAGGGTACTGAAGCCGGGAGGAAAATTTTATACCGGAATGAGGTCCAGGGAAAGCATGCTTGACCTTCCTTTTACAAAGTATGGGTTTAATCTTTATACAGAGACCGGCTGGAGGTCGATACTGGAAGAAAATGAATTTTCAGTACAGGGCTCCACACATAAAACTGATCCTGTTCTTAAAGAAGGTGAAGAAGAAATACAATTGGAATCGATTTTTATCACATCGGAAAAATCAAACGAATAA
- a CDS encoding OsmC family protein yields the protein MADQEIIKKAYERNRKLLSIKPSKGQYSTTTKVRLYDGTSCEVEHGPWKFTADIGKTEGGNDAGPGPSILERAALGSCLAIGYAKYAAVMDVLIESLEVEVEADVDARGAYGIDDLTPGYKGLRYKVFIQSPASEKIINQVIEKADAHSPVLKNFTRPNEVEREVNILKSEKEKLETKN from the coding sequence ATGGCAGATCAGGAGATCATTAAAAAGGCGTATGAGCGAAACCGGAAGTTACTGTCCATAAAACCCTCAAAAGGGCAGTATTCAACTACCACAAAAGTACGGCTATATGATGGAACCAGTTGTGAAGTTGAACACGGACCGTGGAAATTTACTGCGGATATTGGTAAAACTGAAGGTGGCAATGATGCCGGCCCGGGGCCAAGTATTTTGGAAAGGGCGGCACTGGGGAGTTGTCTTGCAATCGGATATGCAAAATATGCGGCTGTTATGGATGTGCTTATCGAAAGCCTGGAAGTAGAGGTGGAAGCAGATGTAGATGCAAGGGGTGCATATGGAATTGATGATTTGACACCGGGTTATAAAGGACTAAGGTACAAGGTGTTCATTCAAAGTCCGGCTTCTGAAAAAATTATAAATCAGGTCATCGAAAAAGCGGATGCCCACAGCCCGGTTTTAAAAAATTTTACTCGCCCTAATGAGGTTGAACGGGAAGTCAACATTCTAAAAAGCGAAAAAGAAAAACTGGAAACCAAAAACTGA